A window of Pedococcus aerophilus contains these coding sequences:
- a CDS encoding chorismate-binding protein: MEAAASGHGRFGSLVAAGPVEVRHDLTGLDELDGLGSGFWAVVADFEGAVTAVRFAHVERDTAPAPAVGWTPLDGEWATSLDEPAYLAGVREIRERIAAGTVYQVNLCRVLSHELTEEADLDGLAQLLARGNPAPYASRIQVPDAGLDVVCASPEAFLLRAAGRLESRPIKGTATHLDAILPKDYAENVMIVDLVRNDLSHVSVPGTVRVDHLCAPEEHPGLVHLVSTVSGELRPGARWGEIMAATFPPGSVSGAPKHTALQAISDLEPVPRGPYCGAIGWVDVDAGTAELAVGIRTFWAERGTDGRRWLRFGTGAGITWGSDPHGEWEETRVKAARLVGLASGKVDA; encoded by the coding sequence GTGGAGGCGGCCGCATCGGGACACGGGCGGTTCGGGTCGCTCGTCGCGGCCGGGCCCGTCGAGGTGCGCCACGACCTGACCGGGCTCGACGAGCTGGACGGGCTGGGGTCGGGTTTCTGGGCCGTCGTCGCCGACTTCGAGGGCGCTGTGACCGCGGTGCGTTTCGCCCACGTCGAGCGCGACACCGCCCCTGCGCCCGCCGTGGGCTGGACCCCGCTCGACGGGGAGTGGGCCACGAGCCTGGACGAACCGGCCTACCTGGCAGGCGTCCGGGAGATCCGGGAACGCATCGCCGCAGGCACGGTCTACCAGGTGAACCTCTGTCGGGTGCTGTCGCACGAGCTGACCGAGGAGGCCGACCTCGACGGGTTGGCGCAGCTGCTGGCGCGGGGCAATCCCGCGCCGTACGCCTCGCGCATCCAGGTGCCCGACGCCGGACTCGACGTCGTGTGCGCGAGCCCGGAGGCGTTCCTCCTGCGCGCGGCCGGCCGGCTCGAGTCCCGGCCGATCAAGGGCACGGCGACGCACCTCGACGCGATACTCCCCAAGGACTACGCAGAGAACGTCATGATCGTCGACCTCGTCCGCAACGACCTGTCGCACGTCAGCGTCCCCGGCACCGTGCGCGTCGACCACCTCTGCGCGCCGGAGGAGCACCCCGGTCTCGTGCACCTGGTGTCGACGGTGTCCGGGGAGCTGCGGCCGGGGGCCCGCTGGGGCGAGATCATGGCGGCGACGTTCCCGCCCGGCTCGGTGTCAGGTGCGCCGAAACACACTGCCCTGCAAGCGATCTCAGACCTCGAACCCGTGCCACGCGGTCCCTACTGCGGGGCCATCGGCTGGGTCGACGTCGACGCGGGCACCGCAGAGCTGGCCGTGGGCATCCGGACGTTCTGGGCGGAGCGGGGCACCGACGGGCGGCGATGGTTGCGCTTCGGCACCGGGGCCGGCATCACTTGGGGGTCCGACCCCCACGGTGAGTGGGAGGAGACACGGGTCAAGGCTGCCCGGCTGGTCGGGCTCGCATCTGGGAAGGTGGATGCATGA
- a CDS encoding CapA family protein, translating into MRPLAAVTAAALAVTLTASCSAGARDEDATASGEGGTTSATASATSSSSSTASTPSTTPAPSTTSGTASTTATAAPSDPGTLTMAFAGDVHFEEYLAPLASRPDGLAELQDSLGAADLAMVNLETAITTRGTKIGKEFHFRAPASALRTVQGAGVDVVSMANNHGVDYGPVGLKDTLAAKKDSPIPIVGIGADEDEAYAPAILSAKGLEVAVFGASEVFEMTLSRYSAGPEKGGIASAAPVTRLRKAVSAASKKYDVVVVFLHWGLDYQKCPDPLSAETAQVLEEAGADVIVGGHSHRVNGAGWLGKSYVAYGLGNFVWWRSKEPDSRSGVLTLSLDVEKARGTGSDGHSVVRTAAWTPMLIGTDGIPRRPGAADTKRLTGLWEQAGACTGLEAAPS; encoded by the coding sequence ATGCGCCCACTCGCAGCGGTCACCGCCGCCGCCCTCGCCGTCACCCTCACGGCCTCCTGCTCCGCGGGCGCTCGGGACGAGGACGCCACGGCGAGCGGTGAGGGCGGCACGACCTCCGCGACGGCCTCTGCCACCAGCTCCTCCTCGTCGACCGCATCGACTCCTTCCACGACCCCTGCGCCGTCGACCACGTCGGGGACGGCGTCGACCACCGCCACTGCGGCCCCCAGCGACCCTGGAACCCTGACGATGGCGTTCGCCGGCGACGTCCACTTCGAGGAGTACCTCGCACCGCTGGCCTCACGACCCGACGGCCTCGCCGAGCTCCAGGACTCGCTCGGGGCGGCCGACCTGGCCATGGTCAACCTCGAGACGGCCATCACCACCCGCGGCACGAAGATCGGCAAGGAGTTCCACTTCCGCGCGCCCGCCTCGGCGCTGAGGACGGTGCAGGGCGCCGGTGTCGACGTGGTGAGCATGGCCAACAACCACGGCGTCGACTACGGCCCCGTCGGGCTCAAGGACACCCTCGCCGCCAAGAAGGACAGCCCGATCCCCATCGTGGGCATCGGCGCCGACGAGGACGAGGCCTACGCCCCGGCCATCCTGTCCGCCAAGGGGCTCGAGGTGGCGGTCTTCGGGGCGTCCGAGGTCTTCGAGATGACGTTGTCGCGCTACTCCGCAGGACCGGAGAAGGGTGGCATCGCCAGCGCGGCCCCCGTCACCCGCCTGCGCAAGGCGGTCTCGGCCGCCTCCAAGAAGTACGACGTCGTCGTGGTCTTCCTCCACTGGGGGCTGGACTACCAGAAGTGCCCCGACCCGCTGTCGGCCGAGACGGCCCAGGTGCTGGAGGAGGCAGGTGCCGACGTCATCGTCGGCGGCCACTCCCACCGGGTCAACGGCGCCGGGTGGCTCGGGAAGTCGTACGTCGCCTACGGCCTGGGCAACTTCGTCTGGTGGCGCAGCAAGGAGCCGGACTCGCGCTCCGGGGTGCTCACCCTCTCCCTCGACGTGGAGAAGGCCAGGGGCACCGGGTCCGACGGCCACAGCGTGGTGCGCACCGCGGCCTGGACGCCGATGCTCATCGGGACCGACGGCATACCCCGCCGCCCGGGAGCTGCCGACACGAAGCGGCTCACCGGACTGTGGGAGCAGGCGGGTGCCTGCACCGGCCTCGAAGCCGCACCCAGCTGA
- a CDS encoding LLM class flavin-dependent oxidoreductase, with product MQFGIFTVGDLTTDPTTGTTVSEHERITNTVELAKHAEQVGLDVVALGEHHNPPFVASSPTTTLGFIAAQTSKLLLSTSTTLITTNDPVKIAEDYATLQHLSGGRVDLMMGRGNTGPVYPWFGKDIRDGISLAVENYALLRRLWTEDVVTWEGKHRTPLQAFTSTPRPLDGIAPFVWHGSIRSPEIAEQAAYYGDGFFHNNIFWPMTHTRQMVALYRRRFEHYGHGSADQAIVGLGGQVFMRANSQDAVREFRPYFDNAPVYGHGPSLEDFSRETPLTVGSPQQVIERYAAMADSVGDYQRQLFLIDHAGLPHRTVMEQVEILGTQVVPELRKIAAARKPAHVPDAPTHASRLAAARTLEVAR from the coding sequence ATGCAGTTCGGGATCTTCACCGTCGGCGACCTGACCACCGACCCCACCACGGGCACCACCGTCAGCGAGCACGAGCGCATCACGAACACCGTCGAGCTGGCGAAGCACGCCGAGCAGGTCGGTCTCGACGTCGTGGCCCTGGGAGAGCACCACAACCCGCCGTTCGTGGCCTCGTCCCCGACGACGACCCTCGGCTTCATCGCCGCCCAGACCTCGAAGCTCCTGCTGTCGACGTCGACCACGCTCATCACCACCAACGACCCCGTGAAGATCGCCGAGGACTACGCGACGCTTCAGCACCTCTCCGGAGGTCGCGTCGACCTGATGATGGGTCGCGGCAACACCGGCCCGGTCTACCCGTGGTTCGGCAAGGACATCCGCGACGGCATCTCGCTCGCCGTCGAGAACTACGCCCTGCTGCGTCGCCTGTGGACCGAGGACGTCGTGACGTGGGAGGGCAAGCACCGCACACCGCTGCAGGCCTTCACCTCGACCCCGCGCCCGCTCGACGGCATCGCGCCGTTCGTCTGGCACGGCTCGATCCGCAGCCCCGAGATCGCCGAGCAGGCGGCCTACTACGGCGACGGCTTCTTCCACAACAACATCTTCTGGCCCATGACCCACACCCGGCAGATGGTCGCGCTCTACCGCCGCCGCTTCGAGCACTACGGCCACGGCTCGGCCGACCAGGCCATCGTCGGCCTCGGTGGCCAGGTCTTCATGCGGGCCAACAGCCAGGACGCGGTGCGCGAGTTCCGGCCCTACTTCGACAACGCGCCCGTGTACGGCCACGGCCCGTCGCTGGAGGACTTCAGCCGGGAGACCCCGCTCACCGTGGGATCGCCCCAGCAGGTCATCGAGCGGTATGCCGCCATGGCCGACTCCGTCGGCGACTACCAGCGCCAGCTCTTCCTCATCGACCACGCAGGCCTCCCCCACCGGACCGTGATGGAGCAGGTCGAGATCCTCGGCACGCAGGTCGTGCCGGAGCTGCGCAAGATCGCCGCCGCTCGCAAGCCGGCCCACGTGCCGGACGCCCCGACGCACGCCAGCCGCCTCGCCGCGGCCCGCACCCTGGAGGTGGCCCGATGA
- a CDS encoding FMN reductase: protein MTNDTAGQRDSRRVVVVQAGLGQPSSSRLLGDRIAAATRDALLERGQEATVEVVDLREHAHELANALLTGFPSGGLRDAVDTVAAADGVVVVTPVFQASYSGLFKMFFDVLDEGALRGTPVLMAATAGTARHSLVLEHAMRPMFAYLKAVTVPTGVFAASEDWGGGDPAQGLSSRIEVAADELADLVTGRVATAAPRAVLDELADPVPFEDLLAR, encoded by the coding sequence ATGACGAACGACACCGCAGGACAGCGGGATTCGCGACGGGTCGTCGTCGTGCAGGCCGGGTTGGGACAGCCCTCGTCGAGCCGGCTGCTCGGCGACCGCATCGCCGCCGCCACGCGTGACGCGCTCCTCGAGCGCGGGCAGGAGGCCACCGTCGAGGTCGTGGACCTGCGTGAGCACGCCCACGAGCTGGCCAACGCGCTGCTCACCGGATTCCCCAGCGGAGGGCTCCGCGACGCCGTCGACACCGTCGCCGCGGCGGACGGCGTCGTCGTGGTCACCCCGGTGTTCCAGGCGTCGTACAGCGGGCTGTTCAAGATGTTCTTCGACGTCCTCGACGAGGGCGCCCTGCGCGGGACGCCCGTGCTGATGGCGGCGACCGCCGGCACCGCCCGGCACTCGCTGGTCCTCGAGCACGCGATGCGTCCGATGTTCGCCTACCTCAAGGCGGTCACCGTCCCGACGGGGGTCTTCGCGGCGTCCGAGGACTGGGGCGGCGGCGACCCGGCCCAGGGTCTGTCCAGCCGCATCGAGGTCGCTGCCGACGAGCTGGCCGACCTGGTGACGGGGCGGGTGGCGACGGCCGCGCCCCGAGCCGTGCTCGACGAGCTGGCCGACCCCGTGCCGTTCGAGGACCTGCTGGCCCGCTGA
- a CDS encoding serine protease, giving the protein MAVVSALPEPNEGDRQGARSEPELRLGADTLARISAVAARPGQAWRAEPLARKKAFARRRGEPMPKDAAAPVVDAALERIFQNADFLAGAWLSTGAQRADAVARINTTSELGTGFLVSPWLLMTNNHVIDSPDTASGAVAWFRYVEDADGNISPRKLTLQPERCFVTSPREALDYTVVAVAPLEDKAPGDEFGTIPLHGGVGKIVVGQNVNVIQHPSGRTREICVRNNLLLEVVDETFVLYGADTEPGSSGSPVLSDTWELVALHHASEQKRNEQHQYVDAEGNLATDETPESKRVWVANKGIRVSALVADLRARALDESNGSEAKDLVGQLLGLGGNI; this is encoded by the coding sequence ATGGCCGTCGTCAGTGCGCTGCCGGAGCCGAACGAGGGCGACCGGCAGGGAGCGCGCAGCGAACCCGAGCTCCGGCTCGGAGCCGACACCCTGGCACGCATCAGCGCGGTCGCCGCCCGCCCGGGCCAGGCCTGGCGGGCCGAGCCGCTCGCCCGGAAGAAGGCCTTCGCCCGCCGCAGGGGTGAACCCATGCCCAAGGACGCCGCGGCCCCCGTCGTCGATGCAGCCCTGGAGCGGATCTTCCAGAACGCCGACTTCCTCGCCGGTGCCTGGCTGAGCACGGGCGCCCAGCGCGCCGACGCGGTCGCGAGGATCAACACCACGAGCGAGCTCGGCACCGGGTTCCTCGTCTCCCCGTGGCTGCTCATGACCAACAACCACGTCATCGACAGCCCCGACACGGCCAGCGGGGCCGTCGCCTGGTTCAGGTACGTCGAGGACGCCGACGGCAACATCAGCCCGCGCAAGCTCACCCTGCAGCCCGAACGCTGCTTCGTGACCAGTCCCCGGGAGGCGCTGGACTACACCGTCGTGGCCGTGGCGCCCTTGGAGGACAAGGCTCCCGGCGACGAGTTCGGGACCATCCCCCTGCACGGCGGCGTGGGGAAGATCGTCGTCGGCCAGAACGTCAACGTCATCCAGCACCCCTCCGGCCGGACGCGTGAGATCTGCGTCCGCAACAACCTGCTCCTCGAGGTGGTCGACGAGACGTTCGTCCTCTACGGCGCCGACACCGAACCGGGGTCCTCCGGCTCCCCCGTCCTCAGTGACACCTGGGAGCTGGTCGCCCTGCACCACGCGAGCGAGCAGAAGCGCAACGAGCAGCACCAGTACGTCGACGCCGAGGGCAACCTCGCCACCGACGAGACACCGGAGTCGAAACGGGTCTGGGTCGCCAACAAGGGAATCCGCGTCTCGGCCCTGGTCGCCGACCTGCGTGCGCGGGCCCTCGACGAGAGCAACGGCAGCGAGGCCAAGGACCTCGTCGGCCAGCTGCTCGGACTCGGAGGAAACATATGA
- a CDS encoding peptidoglycan-binding protein, whose amino-acid sequence MTTTDDGRDTHTNSLGEPEAEPAQTDNGPKEGDGEVLDQDAVEPPSPGSHEGAGLLGAVLAEALRHRGTIEDPVGSNRQKFGEQYGWNGVAWCNIFVSRVGFAVAGDYDLLGKFASTIACARWWEGRGRFGREPRPGAAVFFDWNGGRGIDAIDHIGLVLEPLGNGRVRTIEGNAAIPGRSDGVWVHERATKFIVGYGYPTYAGGVPSVKPVARDRGRDGKASRSTVRAAVGPPPPFPGQLQKGSTGAGVLLLQRRLAERGWTIDIDGDFGPATDKVVRGFQADKGLEVDGEVGPKTWSALWTAPVT is encoded by the coding sequence ATGACCACCACCGACGACGGGCGGGACACGCACACCAACAGCCTCGGGGAGCCGGAGGCCGAGCCGGCGCAGACCGACAACGGGCCGAAGGAGGGTGACGGCGAGGTCCTCGACCAGGACGCCGTCGAGCCGCCCTCCCCCGGCTCGCACGAGGGGGCCGGTCTGCTCGGCGCGGTCCTGGCGGAGGCCCTGCGGCACCGGGGCACCATCGAGGACCCGGTGGGGAGCAACCGGCAGAAGTTCGGCGAGCAGTACGGCTGGAACGGCGTCGCCTGGTGCAACATCTTCGTGTCCCGCGTGGGGTTCGCGGTCGCCGGTGACTACGACCTGCTGGGCAAGTTCGCCTCGACCATCGCCTGCGCCCGGTGGTGGGAGGGACGAGGACGGTTCGGCCGGGAGCCACGTCCGGGTGCCGCGGTGTTCTTCGACTGGAACGGCGGTCGCGGCATCGACGCGATCGACCACATCGGGCTCGTTCTCGAACCCCTGGGCAACGGCCGGGTCCGCACCATCGAGGGCAACGCCGCGATCCCGGGCAGGAGCGACGGCGTCTGGGTCCACGAGCGCGCCACGAAGTTCATCGTCGGGTACGGCTACCCGACCTATGCGGGTGGCGTCCCGTCGGTCAAGCCCGTCGCTCGCGATCGTGGCCGGGACGGGAAGGCCTCCCGCTCCACGGTCCGCGCCGCCGTCGGCCCTCCCCCGCCCTTCCCCGGCCAGCTGCAGAAGGGGTCCACCGGGGCCGGGGTGCTCCTCCTGCAACGCCGGCTCGCCGAGCGCGGTTGGACGATCGACATCGACGGCGACTTCGGACCGGCCACGGACAAGGTCGTGCGCGGGTTCCAGGCGGACAAGGGCCTCGAGGTGGACGGCGAGGTGGGACCCAAGACCTGGTCCGCGCTCTGGACCGCCCCGGTGACGTAG
- a CDS encoding glucose 1-dehydrogenase, which yields MGALERFSLAGRVAVVTGGTRGLGAGFAEALGDAGASVVLVGRDVDAAQGVLDTLRSKGIRTEFIAADVTVADDVQRVLDTTLSTFGQVDILVNNAGACVHAPALDVTPEDWRAVMAVNVDAVWTCSQTFGRHFVAERSGSIVNIGSMSGFIVNRPQWQPAYNASKAAVHHLTRSLAAEWAPHGVRVNALAPGYIKTDMSPVDDPQFRQHWIEDAPMQRYGTVEELAPAVVFLASDASSFVTGSVLVADGGYTAF from the coding sequence ATGGGTGCACTGGAGCGTTTCTCCCTCGCTGGCCGCGTCGCTGTCGTGACGGGAGGGACCCGGGGACTGGGGGCGGGGTTCGCCGAGGCGCTCGGGGACGCCGGCGCCTCGGTCGTCCTCGTCGGGCGTGATGTCGACGCCGCACAGGGTGTGCTGGACACGCTGCGGTCCAAGGGGATCCGGACCGAGTTCATCGCCGCGGACGTCACCGTGGCCGACGACGTCCAACGCGTCCTCGACACGACCCTGTCCACGTTCGGGCAGGTCGACATCCTCGTGAACAACGCAGGTGCCTGCGTCCACGCCCCGGCCCTCGACGTCACCCCCGAGGACTGGCGTGCGGTGATGGCGGTGAACGTCGACGCGGTCTGGACGTGTTCACAGACCTTCGGCCGGCACTTCGTGGCCGAGCGGTCGGGGTCCATCGTCAACATCGGCTCGATGTCGGGCTTCATCGTCAACCGGCCGCAGTGGCAGCCCGCCTACAACGCCTCGAAGGCTGCGGTGCACCACCTGACCCGCAGCCTCGCCGCGGAGTGGGCGCCGCACGGGGTGCGCGTGAACGCCCTCGCCCCCGGCTACATCAAGACCGACATGTCCCCCGTCGACGACCCGCAGTTCCGCCAGCACTGGATCGAGGACGCCCCGATGCAGCGCTACGGCACGGTCGAGGAGCTCGCCCCCGCCGTGGTCTTCCTCGCCAGCGACGCCTCGTCCTTCGTCACCGGGTCGGTCCTGGTCGCCGACGGCGGCTACACCGCGTTCTGA
- a CDS encoding OsmC family protein, whose protein sequence is MATTRNASAHWEGSLMEGAGQVTFDSSGLGTYDVTWPSRAEEANGRTSPEELIAAAHSTCFSMALSHGLAQAGTPATSIDTKAAVTFQPGTGITGIALSVNGVVPGLSAEQFDEAAQAAKAGCPVSQALSAVPITLEVTFEG, encoded by the coding sequence ATGGCCACCACCCGCAACGCCTCTGCCCACTGGGAAGGCTCCCTCATGGAGGGTGCCGGCCAGGTCACCTTCGACTCCTCGGGCCTCGGGACCTACGACGTCACCTGGCCCTCCCGGGCCGAGGAGGCCAACGGGCGCACGAGCCCCGAGGAGCTCATCGCCGCCGCCCACTCGACCTGCTTCTCGATGGCGCTGTCCCACGGGCTGGCCCAGGCGGGCACCCCGGCCACGTCCATCGACACCAAGGCAGCGGTGACGTTCCAGCCCGGCACCGGCATCACGGGGATCGCCCTGTCCGTCAACGGCGTGGTGCCGGGCCTGTCCGCCGAGCAGTTCGACGAGGCCGCCCAGGCGGCCAAGGCCGGGTGCCCGGTGAGCCAGGCACTCTCGGCGGTGCCGATCACGCTCGAGGTCACCTTCGAGGGCTGA
- a CDS encoding peptidase inhibitor family I36 protein yields the protein MSRKLVHATLTGAVLGATVLLAAPTAQAAARDGICQSGEFCLYYNSDHAGSVSDFTGSISDYGATQPECYEFKGAGAGQGQCVKNNAASVWNRTSGSVTVYYNSGYSGDSQTFASGAKVNLNATLKNENASHQLGGGGTTTKVDMSDALYTGGGGRLTTGFDGYESTPGRHEGIDFAKGSGSGVKALLGGTVTNVVEGGSSLSTIAVYNATFDKTIIYLHTNPLDSVDTGDSISKGQQIATEAARGTSATHTHVEMRLGRKTLAAKSVNDPVLDNPNPNSFWQARGYNVR from the coding sequence TTGTCCAGGAAACTCGTCCACGCCACGCTCACCGGTGCCGTGCTCGGTGCCACCGTCCTGCTGGCTGCGCCCACGGCGCAGGCGGCCGCCCGGGACGGCATCTGTCAGTCCGGGGAGTTCTGCCTCTATTACAACAGCGACCACGCCGGGTCGGTCTCCGACTTCACCGGGTCGATCAGCGACTACGGCGCGACGCAGCCGGAGTGCTACGAGTTCAAGGGCGCGGGCGCCGGCCAGGGCCAGTGCGTCAAGAACAACGCCGCGTCGGTCTGGAACCGCACCAGCGGCTCGGTGACCGTCTACTACAACAGCGGCTACTCCGGCGACAGCCAGACCTTCGCCTCCGGCGCCAAGGTCAACCTCAACGCGACGCTGAAGAACGAGAACGCCTCCCACCAGCTCGGTGGCGGCGGCACGACGACCAAGGTCGACATGTCCGACGCGCTCTACACCGGCGGCGGCGGACGGCTCACCACCGGCTTCGACGGCTACGAGAGCACTCCCGGCCGCCACGAGGGCATCGACTTCGCCAAGGGCAGCGGCTCGGGGGTCAAGGCCCTGCTCGGAGGCACCGTGACGAACGTCGTCGAGGGCGGCAGCAGCTTGTCCACCATCGCCGTCTACAACGCGACCTTCGACAAGACGATCATCTACCTGCACACCAACCCGCTCGACAGCGTGGACACCGGCGACAGCATCAGCAAGGGCCAGCAGATCGCGACCGAGGCCGCCCGTGGCACCTCGGCGACGCACACCCACGTCGAGATGCGCCTGGGCCGCAAGACGCTGGCGGCCAAGAGCGTCAACGACCCGGTGCTCGACAACCCGAACCCGAACTCGTTCTGGCAGGCCCGGGGGTACAACGTCCGATGA
- a CDS encoding peptidase inhibitor family I36 protein produces MSTLTTRIRSTGRPGQALLAAVGITAALLVTAPPAQAAARDGVCQSGEFCLYYNSDHAGSVSDFAGSIDDYGATQPECYEFKGAGAGQGQCVKNNAASVWNRTGGSVTVFYNSGYAGDSQTFAAGAKVNLKAALKNENASHRFGSGGGTGGTYGAPNTNPYPSATTVAPNATARTKFVDDEIARLTGERECYVGGYRDYQPSTSNHNTGNALDCTISNAIGSYPSAAQRDQGWKLANWLRQYAVRLQVRYVIWDGKIWSVARSSEGWRTYTGGSGVTGGHYDHVHVSIQNPYGD; encoded by the coding sequence ATGAGCACCCTCACCACGCGAATCCGGTCCACTGGGCGCCCCGGCCAGGCCCTGCTGGCCGCCGTCGGCATCACCGCGGCGCTGCTGGTCACGGCGCCACCGGCGCAGGCCGCCGCCCGCGACGGCGTCTGTCAGTCCGGGGAGTTCTGCCTCTACTACAACAGCGACCACGCCGGGTCGGTGTCCGACTTCGCCGGCTCCATCGACGACTACGGTGCCACTCAGCCCGAGTGCTACGAGTTCAAGGGCGCGGGCGCCGGCCAGGGCCAGTGCGTCAAGAACAACGCGGCGTCGGTCTGGAACCGCACGGGCGGCTCGGTCACGGTGTTCTACAACAGCGGGTACGCCGGCGACAGCCAGACCTTCGCCGCCGGCGCCAAGGTGAACCTCAAGGCCGCTCTCAAGAACGAGAATGCTTCGCACCGGTTCGGTTCCGGTGGCGGCACGGGTGGCACGTATGGCGCGCCGAACACCAACCCGTACCCCTCGGCGACGACGGTGGCCCCCAACGCGACAGCGCGGACCAAGTTCGTCGACGACGAGATCGCCCGCCTCACCGGGGAACGTGAGTGCTACGTCGGCGGCTACCGCGACTACCAGCCGTCGACGAGCAACCACAACACCGGCAACGCGCTGGACTGCACCATCTCGAACGCGATCGGGTCCTACCCCTCCGCGGCCCAGCGGGACCAGGGGTGGAAGCTGGCGAACTGGCTGCGGCAGTACGCCGTCCGCCTCCAGGTCCGGTACGTGATCTGGGACGGCAAGATCTGGAGCGTCGCCCGGTCCTCGGAGGGCTGGCGCACGTACACCGGAGGGTCGGGTGTGACCGGCGGTCACTACGACCACGTGCACGTGTCGATCCAGAACCCCTACGGCGACTGA
- a CDS encoding ribonucleotide-diphosphate reductase subunit beta, with translation MTTTTDTTHTTADAVPTAEKMLLDPGMNLTLRPMRYPHFYERYRDAIKNTWTVEEVDLHSDLKDLQRLTAAERHLVSRLVAFFATGDTIVANNLVLNLYQHVNSPEGRLYLSRQLFEEAVHVQFYLTLLDTYVPDEKERHEAFAAVDNIPSIKAKADFCFEWIDSVFELDRLETREHRRAFLLNLICFAACIEGLFFYGAFAYVYFLRSRGLLNGLASGTNWVFRDESMHMAFAFDVVETVRAEEPDLFDDELAAQVRAMMRAAVDAEALFAEDLLGGGVAGLSTADMRTYLESVADRRLEQLGLEPEYGSKNPLAFMELQDVQELSNFFERRVSAYQMGVSGAVGFDEDF, from the coding sequence ATGACGACCACGACCGACACCACCCACACCACCGCGGACGCCGTGCCGACCGCCGAGAAGATGCTGCTCGACCCGGGCATGAACCTCACGCTGCGGCCGATGCGCTACCCGCACTTCTACGAGCGGTACCGCGATGCCATCAAGAACACCTGGACCGTCGAGGAGGTCGACCTGCACAGCGACCTCAAGGACCTCCAGCGGCTGACGGCCGCCGAGCGGCACCTCGTCAGCCGGCTCGTCGCGTTCTTCGCGACCGGCGACACGATCGTCGCGAACAACCTGGTGCTCAACCTCTACCAGCACGTGAACTCCCCGGAGGGGCGGCTCTACCTCAGTCGGCAGCTGTTCGAGGAGGCCGTGCACGTCCAGTTCTACCTGACTCTGCTCGACACCTACGTGCCCGACGAGAAGGAGCGGCACGAGGCCTTCGCCGCCGTCGACAACATCCCGTCGATCAAGGCCAAGGCGGACTTCTGCTTCGAGTGGATCGACTCGGTCTTCGAGCTCGACCGGCTCGAGACCCGTGAGCACCGACGCGCCTTCCTGCTCAACCTGATCTGCTTCGCGGCGTGCATCGAGGGGCTGTTCTTCTACGGCGCCTTCGCCTACGTGTACTTCCTGCGGTCGCGAGGGCTGCTCAACGGCTTGGCCAGTGGCACCAACTGGGTGTTCCGGGACGAGTCGATGCACATGGCGTTCGCCTTCGACGTCGTGGAGACGGTTCGGGCGGAGGAGCCGGACCTGTTCGACGACGAGCTCGCTGCCCAGGTGCGCGCGATGATGCGTGCCGCCGTCGACGCCGAGGCGCTGTTCGCCGAGGACCTGCTGGGCGGGGGAGTCGCGGGCCTGTCCACCGCCGACATGAGGACGTACCTCGAGTCGGTGGCCGACCGCCGGCTCGAGCAGCTCGGTCTCGAGCCGGAGTACGGCTCGAAGAACCCCCTCGCGTTCATGGAGCTCCAGGACGTGCAGGAGCTGTCGAACTTCTTCGAGCGGCGGGTGTCGGCCTACCAGATGGGCGTCAGCGGGGCCGTGGGCTTCGACGAGGACTTCTGA